One stretch of Erpetoichthys calabaricus chromosome 14, fErpCal1.3, whole genome shotgun sequence DNA includes these proteins:
- the tmem98 gene encoding transmembrane protein 98 codes for METVVIVAIGVLATIFLASFVALVVVCRQRYCRPADLLQHFNSKPTVDLISAMETQSEPSELELDDVVITNPHIEAILENEDWIEDASGLVSHCIAILKICHTLTEKLVAMTMGSGAKVKAPASLSDIIMVAKRISPRVDDVVRSMYPPLDPKLLDARATALLLSVSHLVLVTRNACHMSGAMDWIDQSLNAAEDHITILREAALASEPERNPLTCDSFLQQQSAI; via the exons ATGGAGACGGTTGTCATCGTAGCGATTGGCGTGCTGGCCACCATCTTCCTGGCGTCGTTTGTGGCCCTGGTGGTCGTCTGCAGACAGCGCTACTGCCGCCCCGCCGACCTGCTGCAGCACTTCAACTCCAA GCCCACAGTGGATCTCATCAGCGCCATGGAAACCCAGAGTGAGCCCTCAGAGCTTGAACTGGACGACGTGGTCATCACCAACCCTCACATTGAGGCCATCCTGGAGAACGAGGACTGGATCGAGGACGCCTC GGGTCTCGTCTCCCACTGCATCGCCATCCTCAAG ATCTGCCACACCCTGACCGAGAAGCTGGTTGCTATGACGATGGGGTCAGGCGCCAAAGTCAAAGCCCCGGCGAGTctcagtgacatcatcatggtggCCAAGAGGATCAGCCCCCG GGTGGACGACGTGGTGCGATCGATGTACCCGCCGCTGGACCCTAAGCTGCTTGATGCCAG GGCCACAGCTCTCCTGTTATCAGTCAGCCACTTAGTTCTGGTGACCAGGAATGCCTGCCACATGTCCGGGGCGATGGACTGGATCGATCAGTCACTCAACGCAGCCGAGGACCACATCACCATCCTGCGGGAAGCTGCCCTGGCGTCGGAGCCCGAGCGAAACCCATTGACGTGCGATTCCTTTCTCCAGCAGCAGTCGGCCATTTAG